The following proteins are co-located in the Pan troglodytes isolate AG18354 chromosome 5, NHGRI_mPanTro3-v2.0_pri, whole genome shotgun sequence genome:
- the KLHL32 gene encoding kelch-like protein 32 isoform X9 gives MDELLQYIRFGLMDVDTLHTVALSHPLVQASETATALVNEALEYHQSIYAQPVWQTRRTKPRFQSDTLYIIGGKKREVCKVKELRYFNPVDQENALIAAIANWSELAPMPVGRSHHCVAVMGDFLFVAGGEVEHASGRTCAVRTACRYDPRSNSWAEIAPMKNCREHFVLGAMEEYLYAVGGRNELRQVLPTVERYCPKKNKWTFVQSFDRSLSCHAGYVADGLLWISGGVTNTAQYQNRLMVYEPNQNKWISRSPMLQRRVYHSMAAVQRKLYVLGGNDLDYNNDRILVRHIDSYNIDTDQWTRCNFNLLTGQNESGVAVHNGRIYLVGGYSIWTNEPLACIQVLDVSREGKEEVFYGPTLPFASNGIAACFLPAPYFTCPNLQTLQVPHHRIGTL, from the exons ATGGACGAGCTCCTGCAATACATCCGCTTTGGCCTAATGGATGTGGATACTCTCCATACAGTTGCCCTGTCCCACCCCCTTGTTCAAGCAAGTGAGACTGCAACAGCCCTTGTCAACGAGGCCCTGGAATACCACCAGAGCATCTATGCACAGCCTGTCTGGCAGACTCGCAGGACCAAACCACGGTTCCAGTCAGACACTCTGTATATCATTGGTGGGAAAAAGCGCGAGGTCTGCAAGGTCAAGGAACTTCGGTACTTCAATCCTGTTGATCAGGAGAATGCTCTCATAGCTGCCATTGCCAACTGGAGTGAGCTGGCTCCCATGCCTGTGGGAAGGAGCCACCATTGTGTGGCAGTCATGGGGGACTTCCTGTTTGTGGCAGGAGGGGAAGTTGAGCATGCCAGTGGCCGGACGTGTGCTGTGAGGACTGCCTGTCGCTATGATCCCCGCAGTAATTCCTGGGCAGAGATAGCACCCATGAAAAACTGCCGGGAGCATTTTGTGCTGGGTGCCATGGAGGAATACCTCTATGCAGTTGGGGGCAGAAATGAACTGCGCCAGGTTCTGCCTACAGTTGAGCGATATTGCCCCAAGAAGAACAAATGGACTTTTGTTCAGTCCTTTGACAGATCCCTTTCATGCCATGCTGGATATGTGGCTGATGGTCTTCTTTGGATATCAG GTGGAGTAACTAATACGGCACAATATCAGAACAGGCTAATGGTATATGAACCTAACCAG aataaGTGGATAAGCCGTAGCCCCATGCTGCAGAGAAGGGTCTACCATTCCATGGCTGCTGTACAAAGGAAGCTTTATGTTCTTGGAGGCAATGACCTAGACTACAATAATGACCGGATCCTTGTGCGCCATATAGATTCTTACAACATAGACACTGACCAGTGGACACGTTGTAATTTCAACCTGCTGACTG GCCAAAATGAATCTGGAGTTGCTGTCCataatgggagaatatatttagtTGGTGGATATTCAATTTGGACAAATGAGCCTCTGGCTTGTATCCAG GTACTGGATGTAAGcagagaaggcaaagaagaagtaTTCTATGGGCCTACACTCCCTTTTGCTTCCAATGGAATAGCAGCATGCTTCCTTCCAGCTCCATATTTTACATGCCCTAACCTTCAAACTCTTCAAGTGCCTCATCACAGGATTGGCACCCTCTGA
- the KLHL32 gene encoding kelch-like protein 32 isoform X11, which produces MVYEPNQNKWISRSPMLQRRVYHSMAAVQRKLYVLGGNDLDYNNDRILVRHIDSYNIDTDQWTRCNFNLLTGQNESGVAVHNGRIYLVGGYSIWTNEPLACIQVLDVSREGKEEVFYGPTLPFASNGIAACFLPAPYFTCPNLQTLQVPHHRIGTL; this is translated from the exons ATGGTATATGAACCTAACCAG aataaGTGGATAAGCCGTAGCCCCATGCTGCAGAGAAGGGTCTACCATTCCATGGCTGCTGTACAAAGGAAGCTTTATGTTCTTGGAGGCAATGACCTAGACTACAATAATGACCGGATCCTTGTGCGCCATATAGATTCTTACAACATAGACACTGACCAGTGGACACGTTGTAATTTCAACCTGCTGACTG GCCAAAATGAATCTGGAGTTGCTGTCCataatgggagaatatatttagtTGGTGGATATTCAATTTGGACAAATGAGCCTCTGGCTTGTATCCAG GTACTGGATGTAAGcagagaaggcaaagaagaagtaTTCTATGGGCCTACACTCCCTTTTGCTTCCAATGGAATAGCAGCATGCTTCCTTCCAGCTCCATATTTTACATGCCCTAACCTTCAAACTCTTCAAGTGCCTCATCACAGGATTGGCACCCTCTGA